The Helianthus annuus cultivar XRQ/B chromosome 16, HanXRQr2.0-SUNRISE, whole genome shotgun sequence genome includes a window with the following:
- the LOC118488056 gene encoding uncharacterized protein LOC118488056 has translation MRLPFHLPGQQNVVFSGEDDIEDVLNKPQVNSSIFLEWMNMNKKPETTKLTYVEFPSKYVWKLKDRCWQPRKNYVVVGRLYSVSPSLGEAYYLRILLTKVKGPRSFEEIRTYEGVVYPTFRDACYARGLLDDDNEYIECIKEASFTGNGHYLRSLFGTLLLSNTLSRPEVVWEKTWEFLSEDILYNMRKDSGFSGFAVSDERLKNITLSKIENYLIRNGSSLHRFSPMPVPDEDSTIYEANRLINEELSWDKDEVRAEFNKLHNSLNDDQRAVYNEIMTAVRRKTFLWKTLAASIRCNGHIVVNVASSGIASLLLSRGRTAHSRFHIPINLTEDFVCNIKPNSGIANLLDEAKLIIWDEAPMVHKHAFEALDRTLKDVLSVSDSGNSELPFGGKTIVFGGDFRQILPKVTSYRLYKTAQGKTLYTPLYVYLTFGPLASSSSDIDEINDFAKWLLEIGEGNLGDGNDGDSTIEIPNDLLITDSTDPIQSLIDFVYPSVLDRFKDRDYFSERAILAPKK, from the exons ATGAGGTTACCATTTCATCTTCCAGGCCAGCAAAATGTAGTTTTCAGTGGTGAAGATGATATTGAAGATGTGCTAAACAAACCTCAGGTTAATTCTTCTATTTTTTTGGAGTGgatgaacatgaacaaaaaaccAGAAACAACGAAACTTACTTATGTTGAGTTTCCATCAAAGTATGTTTGGAAGTTAAAGGATCGTTGTTGGCAGCCGCGAAAAAATTATGTTGTTGTTGGAAGACTTTATTCAGTTTCTCCTTCCCTTGGTGAAGCTTATTACCTTAGAATTCTTCTAACCAAGGTCAAGGGTCCACGATCTTTTGAAGAAATTAGAACCTATGAGGGTGTTGTTTATCCTACTTTTAGGGATGCATGTTATGCGCGTGGCCTATTAGACGATGACAACGAATACATTGAGTGTATTAAAGAGGCCAGTTTTACAGGAAATGGTCATTATCTTCGTTCATTGTTCGGTACACTTCTTTTGTCTAATACTCTATCAAGACCAGAAGTTGTTTGGGAGAAGACGTGGGAGTTTTTGTCGGAGGACATTTTATACAATATGCGGAAGGATTCTGGGTTTAGTg GTTTTGCTGTCTCAGACGAGCGTTTAAAGAATATAACGTTGTCTAAAATCGAAAACTATCTTATCCGTAATGGATCCAGCTTGCATAGATTCTCACCAATGCCTGTTCCAGATGAAGATTCTACAATATATGAGGCTAACCGTCTAATAAATGAGGAGCTTTCTTGGGATAAGGATGAAGTTAGGGCTGAATTTAATAAGCTTCATAATTCTTTAAATGATGATCAAAGAGCAGTGTATAATGAGATTATGACTGCTGTTAGAC GTAAGACATTTCTTTGGAAAACTTTAGCTGCTTCCATAAGATGCAATGGACATATTGTTGTTAATGTTGCTTCAAGCGGGATTGCATCACTGTTGTTGTCACGAGGCCGTACCGCCCATTCAAGATTTCATATTCCGATTAATCTTACTGAAGATTTCGTTTGTAATATCAAACCTAATTCTGGAATCGCTAATCTTCTAGACGAAGCCAAGTTGATTATTTGGGACGAAGCACCGATGGTACACAAACATGCTTTTGAAGCTCTTGATCGTACATTGAAAGATGTTTTGAGTGTCTCCGATTCAGGTAATTCTGAACTTCCCTTTGGTGGAAAGACTATTGTTTTCGGTGGTGACTTTAGGCAAATCTTACCTAAAGTCACATCTTACCGGTTGTACAAAACGGCACAAGGCAAGACATTGTACACGCCTCTTTATGTTTATCTTACATTTGGTCCACTTGCAAG CAGTAGTTCAGACATTGATGAGATAAACGATTTTGCGAAATGGCTTCTTGAAATTGGTGAAGGCAATCTTGGTGATGGTAACGATGGCGATTCAACTATAGAAATACCAAACGATCTTCTAATCACCGATTCAACTGATCCAATTCAAAGCTTGATTGACTTTGTATATCCATCAGTTCTTGACCGTTTTAAAGATCGTGACTACTTTTCTGAAAGAGCCATACTTGCTCCTAAAAAATGA